The Glycine soja cultivar W05 chromosome 6, ASM419377v2, whole genome shotgun sequence genome has a window encoding:
- the LOC114416047 gene encoding uncharacterized protein LOC114416047 codes for MAGRGRDHNRDVLDRITAVLETLVQERDVEPAEYWGLMAFRKNHPSKLSGDYDPEGARLWLAKTEKIFEAMGCLEEHKVPYATFMLQGEAENWWKFVKPTLAAPRGVIPWNAFKDKFLDNYFPRDLRKRKAREFLDLKQGNMSVGEYTTKFNELLQYWPQYQDAQNEEDLCAQFENGLRLKIRQIVSYM; via the coding sequence atggcaggacgtggtagggatcatAACCGTGATGTCCTCGACCGCATCAcagctgtgctggaaactctagtgcaggaacgtgatgtggagccggcaGAGTAttggggactcatggctttccgtaagaaccacccgtCGAAGTTAAGTGGGGACTATGATCCAGAGGGTGCTAGGTTATGGTTAGCTAAGACTgagaagattttcgaggcgatgggttgtcttgaggagcataaggtccctTATGCGACATTCATGCTCCAGGGAGAAGCtgagaattggtggaagttcgtgaaacCTACATTAGCAGCACCTAGAGGCGTTATTCCTTGGAATGCGTTCAAGGATAAATTCCTAGACAACTATTTTCCACGAGATCTCAGAAAGCGAAAGGCGAGGGAATTCCTGGATTTGAAGCAGGGAAACATGTCCGTTGGAGAATACACGACCAAATTTAATGAACTTCTACAATactggcctcaataccaagatgctcagAACGAAGAGGACTTATGTGCTCaatttgagaatgggcttcgacTGAAGATTCGACAGATAGTTAGCTACATGTAG